The DNA region GATTCATCCTATGCTTATGCATATGCTAATAGAGCATTTGTCTTCTTCATTAAGGAAGAATATGATAAAGCATTAGCTGATGTAAATACAGCTATAGATATTAATCCTTTGATACCACAGGCATATAATACACAAGCACTTATTTATAGTAAAAAAGGTGATAGCGATACTGCTATACAGATATATGATTTTCTTTTGAGTAAGTGGAATAATTATGCAGATGCATATATTGGAAGAGGTAATGAATATTTCAACAAAAAAGAATATGGTCAAGCTCTAATTAATTATTCTGTAGCAGCTGATTATGGAAATAAAGATGCACTAGCCCAAAAAGGGTATCTTCATGAATACTTAGACCAAAATGAAGAAGCTGTAGAAGCTTTTAAAGAATATTTGGAGTCAAAACCTAATAATTATACTATCATCATAGAGATAGGTGATTTATATCAAAAATTAGAAGAATATGATAAATCTATAGAATATTATGATCAAGCAATAAAGATAAAACCTGATATATATCAAAGCTATTTCAAGAAAGGTTTGTCTTTAGAATACTTAGAAAAATATGAGGAGGCGCTTGAAATGTTCAATAAAGTTCTAGAAATTGATGAAAAGCAGGTAGATGCAAAAAATGAAATTGAATTAATTGATAAGAAACTAAAAAGGTAGATCAACAACCTATCCCTTAGTTTCTATAGGAGGAATTAGTAATGCCAGAGAAGCACTTTGAAATTGAAAAGGAATATGTGGATAGAGTAATTCTAGTTGGTGTAGCTACCAGGGAAAATGAATCTTATATAATTGAATCACTTGATGAACTTCAAGAGTTAGCTACAACTGCTGGAGCGATAACTCTAGAAAAAGTTATACAAAACAGAGAA from Vallitalea longa includes:
- a CDS encoding tetratricopeptide repeat protein, with product MKRLFMIVMIITITVVFSGCSSNKDAIKINQEGYKYYSQGEYKQALEKYNEAIEKYPDFSTSYANRAILYFELGDHEESLADIDKAISINDKDAVAYSNRGYINLALGETTKAIEDLDKAIELKKYFDDEESLALTYTTRGTAYGLIGDYEEGIESLDKALKINKNDKTIYNAKGILYKDWGKYEEALESYDEALSIDSSYAYAYANRAFVFFIKEEYDKALADVNTAIDINPLIPQAYNTQALIYSKKGDSDTAIQIYDFLLSKWNNYADAYIGRGNEYFNKKEYGQALINYSVAADYGNKDALAQKGYLHEYLDQNEEAVEAFKEYLESKPNNYTIIIEIGDLYQKLEEYDKSIEYYDQAIKIKPDIYQSYFKKGLSLEYLEKYEEALEMFNKVLEIDEKQVDAKNEIELIDKKLKR